A part of Ictalurus furcatus strain D&B chromosome 8, Billie_1.0, whole genome shotgun sequence genomic DNA contains:
- the parietopsin gene encoding parietopsin: protein MNGNFTNPWGQVNENTWQNNVHVAILVTNCTVLLVTFFVGIAANLFVTYAVYHQKSLQTATNALLVNLAVIDLLRCATDCPLLLVVVLNENNTRDLGDLLCDGQVISFSLSCCVQLFTLASISAERHQAIANPFKTAERRKRVKVWIPLTWAVSIVVSALCVMFTKDSSVYVQCRALHWDTLKTYGSFGRYVLLPVWSVCLALIIGFYSHIFILVKAHNRKIFDKGISAASYKKVLEDKKNVQEVVETKVATVNEPVAPNEIHDTHFIQDSNGTAHDTKSCNKDPEDQKTLPTVAESQPLAIDTKTLDVKKEETLEQPNQQNVILVSELHYNETELIDLENYGENPGDPPKDAAKPYSEQVSPVATNQQTVTLVSELHNHTTELTNLKNVEENLADPLKGDVKTNSEQVPPAGGGAQTASAGQTMQMMGEVCMMPSFTNKDRCNKKKESKLAKRSGYIILTFLIFWTPLIGTVLLNTFRNRNQIWDFIQEVEVLVVSIACMTSLTNPIIYAVVNPQFRTEFYSLKARCKALCTKS, encoded by the exons ATGAATGGTAATTTCACTAATCCTTGGGGACAAGTGAAcgagaatacatggcaaaatAATGTCCATGTGGCCATCTTGGTtaccaactgtacagtgttgCTCGTAACATTTTTTGTGGGAATCGCAGCCAACCTTTTTGTCACATATGCTGTATACCATCAGAAATCCCTCCAGACTGCCACCAATGCACTCTTGGTTAATCTTGCAGTCATCGACCTGCTGCGATGTGCTACTGACTGTCCGTTGCTCCTGGTTGTCGTCTTGAACGAAAACAACACCAGAGACCTTGGGGACCTTCTCTGTGATGGCCAGGTGATATCATTTTCCCTCAGCTGCTGTGTCCAGTTGTTCACTCTGGCAAGCATTAGTGCTGAACGACACCAGGCCATTGCTAATCCATTTAAGACTGCTGAACGGCGAAAACGGGTTAAGGTGTGGATCCCGCTCACGTGGGCCGTGTCCATTGTGGTGTCAGCTCTGTGCGTCATGTTTACAAAAGACTCCTCTGTCTATGTTCAATGTAGAGCTTTGCATTGGGATACGTTAAAGACATATGGCTCATTTGGACGTTATGTCTTGTTGCCTGTCTGGTCCGTGTGTTTGGCTCTTATTATTGGCTTCTATTCCCACATATTCATCCTGGTCAAAGCACACAACCGAAAGATTTTTGACAAGGGCATTTCTGCCGCATCTTACAAAAAAGTCCTTGAAGACAAGAAAAACGTGCAGGAAGTTGTGGAAACCAAGGTCGCCACTGTGAATGAACCAGTGGCACCAAACGAAATTCATGATACTCATTTCATACAAGACTCAAATGGGACAGCACATGATACAAAGTCATGTAACAAAGATCCTGAGGACCAAAAGACCTTGCCAACTGTTGCTGAAAGTCAGCCTCTTGCTATAGACACCAAAACCTTGGATGTCAAGAAAGAAGAGACACTTGAACAACCCAACCAGCAAAATGTGATACTTGTTTCTGAACTGCACTACAATGAAACTGAACTGATAGATCTGGAGAATTATGGTGAGAATCCAGGTGATCCTCCTAAAGATGCTGCGAAACCATACTCTGAGCAGGTTTCTCCAGTAGCAACTAACCAACAAACTGTGACACTTGTTTCAGAACTGCACAATCACACAACTGAACTGACAAATCTAAAGAATGTTGAGGAGAACCTAGCTGATCCTCTAAAAGGTGACGTGAAAACAAACTCTGAGCAGGTTCCTCCAGCAGGAGGTGGCGCTCAGACTGCTTCAGCAGGCCAAACCATGCAGATGATGGGAGAAGTGTGTATGATGCCATCCTTTACCAACAAGGACAGATGCAACaagaagaaagagagcaagCTGGCCAAGCGCTCCGGTTACATCATTCTTACTTTCCTAATCTTTTGGACGCCGCTAATTGGGACAGTGCTCCTGAACACCTTTCGGAACAGAAACCAGATTTGGGAC TTCATCCAGGAGGTTGAAGTCCTTGTGGTCTCCATTGCCTGCATGACATCCCTCACCAACCCGATCATTTATGCCGTGGTGAACCCTCAGTTCCGCACTGAATTCTACAGCCTGAAGGCGAGATGTAAAGCACTGTGCACAAAATCATAA
- the cax2 gene encoding uncharacterized protein cax2 isoform X1 yields MSFVIVAGAVMSTHTETRRRATNIDHENEELSWDHGSVRDYAGITGYPCGSCCDHVCGNDQQVSTTDCHLHLPCCLYTHKYKNKGHSTHTANETWEEVTCSKTTISAENEVEAQKLANNYKFGFRKWKSHVTERPFEDRSDIVKELYSELSIIKPNTGSLCTCGNVLYIFLFGWWISLVYLLVGIMMYITIIGAPHGKLCFRLSRYFLWPFGKAIQKASRAPSNVSVKVRNDLLGEVDEGKAVSPLLRSTTLMENIEGSSGPPEQLCWNHLSVYVWVLMGYPPLVVAHGMLCILSWLLVITIPVAKMSIRTLSNVLLMPPEQVLINDATGEGEGQAILCCYHAVNIYYYKYTVDGINVFAVSILLNSANKSGVDWKEGCCIHMGNQFVGAEVKFTTAIGSLIPLSYYIGMGIASISAQSNFAVGAVVNATFGSITELTFYITALLRGHYQGTNCLEEIVKAALTGTLLGCILFIPGICMIIGGLKHREQRFNSRSAGVSSSLLFISVGGVFAPTLFSKAYGNLVCEDCTNSSGTNSSNGTFTCRNCHYDLIENNYSLFHSHIAPLVYTVSVLLPVAYIIGLLFTLKTHSHIYDIHVGDGSAEAHPGAVVHWSRWRALLILIIATVLMSCCADLITEHIHSILTHPNISQYFIGVTVLAMVPEIPEIVTGIQFALQNNISLSLEVGRCIAVQVCMIQIPILILFNAFYDVGFLLIFSDLHLWASIFSVILVNYIFMDGKSDYFQGTALVVVYLILLALYFFAPSPAGC; encoded by the exons ATGAGCTTTGTTATTGTAGCAGGAGCTGTAATGTCTACTCACACAGAAACTCGGAGAAGAGCAACCAACATCGACCACGAGAATGAAg AGCTTTCATGGGACCATGGTAGTGTCAGAGACTATGCTGGTATTACTGGTTATCCCTGCGGCTCCTGTTGTGATCATGTGTGTGGAAATGACCAGCAAGTCAGTACCACTGACTGCCACCTGCATTTGCCCTGCtgcctttacacacacaaatacaaaaacaaag GAcatagcacacacacagctaatgaAACATGGGAAGAAGTAACATGTAGTAAGACCACTATAAGTGCCGAAAATGAGGTGGAGGCACAAAAGCTTGCCAATAATTACAAG TTCGGATTCAGAAAGTGgaaaagtcatgtgactgagCGACCCTTTGAGGACAGATCCGATATTGTGAAGGAGCTCTACTCAGAGCTCAGCATCATTAAACCAAACACAG GCTCTTTATGTACATGTGGCaatgttttgtatatatttttattcggTTGGTGGATCTCTCTGGTGTACCTTCTCGTTGGTATCATGATGTACATCACCATTATTGGAGCCCCTCATG GTAAATTGTGCTTCAGACTGTCCCGTTACTTTCTGTGGCCATTTGGAAAAGCAATACAGAAG GCAAGTCGTGCACCATCAAATGTCAGTGTGAAAGTCCGCAATGATTTACTAGGTGAAGTGGATGAGGGGAAGGCAGTCTCCCCCCTACTGAGGTCCACCACATTGATGGAGAACATAGAGGGCTCATCTGGGCCTCCAGAGCAGCTCTGCTGG AATCatctgagtgtgtatgtgtgggtgctGATGGGATACCCTCCTCTGGTTGTGGCTCATGGCATGTTGTGTATACTCTCCTGGCTCTTGGTCATCACCATCCCTGTGGCCAAAATGAGTATCCGAACCCTGAGCAATGTCTTACTAATGCCCCCTGAGCAAGTTCTCATAAATGATGCCACTGGG GAAGGCGAAGGTCAAGCCATTCTGTGCTGCTACCATGCAGTGAATATCTACTACTACAAGTACACGGTTGATGGAATCAATGTTTTTGCTGTCAGTATCCTTCTAAATTCAGCAAATAAAAGTGGTGTGGATTGGAAGGAAGGTTGCTGCATACACATG GGCAACCAGTTTGTTGGTGCCGAGGTTAAATTCACCACTGCAATAGGTTCACTCATCCCGTTGTCCTACTATATTGGAATGGGGATAGCCAG TATTTCAGCTCAGAGTAACTTTGCAGTCGGTGCAGTGGTCAATGCCACTTTTGGCTCTATCACCGAGCTTACCTTTTACATCACGGCCTTGCTTAGGGGTCATTACCAGGGCACCAACTGCCTAGAGGAGATTGTAAAAGCAGCATTGACCGGGACATTGCTTGGATGCATACTGTTCATCCCG GGGATATGTATGATCATTGGAGGGCTGAAACACAGGGAGCAGAGGTTTAATAGCCGCTCAGCTGGAGTCAGCTCCTCTCTACTTTTCATATCTGTTGGAG GTGTGTTTGCTCCCACACTCTTCTCTAAAGCTTATGGGAATCTGGTGTGTGAAGACTGCACTAACTCCTCTGGGACCAACAGTAGCAATGGGACTTTCACCTGCAGGAACTGCCACTATGACCTG ATTGAAAACAACTACAGCCTGTTTCATAGCCATATAGC ACCCCTGGTGTACACAGTGTCAGTTCTGCTACCGGTGGCCTACATCATCGGCCTTCTGTTCACTCTGAAGACTCATTCACACATCTATGACATTCATGTTGGTGATGGAAGTG caGAGGCTCATCCAGGTGCAGTGGTGCACTGGTCTCGCTGGAGAGCTCTGCTCATTCTGATCATCGCCACAGTGCTCATGTCCTGTTGTGCTGACCTCATCACAGAGCACATCCATTCTATACTGACCCACCCAAACATCTCCCAG TACTTTATAGGTGTGACAGTTTTGGCCATGGTTCCTGAAATACCAGAGATAGTCACTGGTATACAGTTTGCTCTTCAGAATAATATCAGCTTGAG TTTAGAAGTCGGGCGCTGCATTGCAGTTCAGGTGTGCATGATTCAGATCCCCATACTGATCCTGTTCAATGCCTTTTAC gaTGTTGGCTTTCTGCTCATCTTCAGTGACTTGCATCTGTGGGCCAGCATCTTCAGCGTCATCCTTGTCAACTACATCTTCATGGACGGAAAGTCTGATTACTTTCAAG GTACAGCTCTCGTGGTCGTGTATCTCATCCTCCTTGCTCTCTACTTCTTTGCTCCTTCACCAGCAGGTTGTTAA
- the cax2 gene encoding uncharacterized protein cax2 isoform X2, with amino-acid sequence MSFVIVAGAVMSTHTETRRRATNIDHENEELSWDHGSVRDYAGITGYPCGSCCDHVCGNDQQVSTTDCHLHLPCCLYTHKYKNKGHSTHTANETWEEVTCSKTTISAENEVEAQKLANNYKFGFRKWKSHVTERPFEDRSDIVKELYSELSIIKPNTGSLCTCGNVLYIFLFGWWISLVYLLVGIMMYITIIGAPHGKLCFRLSRYFLWPFGKAIQKASRAPSNVSVKVRNDLLGEVDEGKAVSPLLRSTTLMENIEGSSGPPEQLCWNHLSVYVWVLMGYPPLVVAHGMLCILSWLLVITIPVAKMSIRTLSNVLLMPPEQVLINDATGEGEGQAILCCYHAVNIYYYKYTVDGINVFAVNLLPLVIVSLVIGYVDQGNQFVGAEVKFTTAIGSLIPLSYYIGMGIASISAQSNFAVGAVVNATFGSITELTFYITALLRGHYQGTNCLEEIVKAALTGTLLGCILFIPGICMIIGGLKHREQRFNSRSAGVSSSLLFISVGGVFAPTLFSKAYGNLVCEDCTNSSGTNSSNGTFTCRNCHYDLIENNYSLFHSHIAPLVYTVSVLLPVAYIIGLLFTLKTHSHIYDIHVGDGSAEAHPGAVVHWSRWRALLILIIATVLMSCCADLITEHIHSILTHPNISQYFIGVTVLAMVPEIPEIVTGIQFALQNNISLSLEVGRCIAVQVCMIQIPILILFNAFYDVGFLLIFSDLHLWASIFSVILVNYIFMDGKSDYFQGTALVVVYLILLALYFFAPSPAGC; translated from the exons ATGAGCTTTGTTATTGTAGCAGGAGCTGTAATGTCTACTCACACAGAAACTCGGAGAAGAGCAACCAACATCGACCACGAGAATGAAg AGCTTTCATGGGACCATGGTAGTGTCAGAGACTATGCTGGTATTACTGGTTATCCCTGCGGCTCCTGTTGTGATCATGTGTGTGGAAATGACCAGCAAGTCAGTACCACTGACTGCCACCTGCATTTGCCCTGCtgcctttacacacacaaatacaaaaacaaag GAcatagcacacacacagctaatgaAACATGGGAAGAAGTAACATGTAGTAAGACCACTATAAGTGCCGAAAATGAGGTGGAGGCACAAAAGCTTGCCAATAATTACAAG TTCGGATTCAGAAAGTGgaaaagtcatgtgactgagCGACCCTTTGAGGACAGATCCGATATTGTGAAGGAGCTCTACTCAGAGCTCAGCATCATTAAACCAAACACAG GCTCTTTATGTACATGTGGCaatgttttgtatatatttttattcggTTGGTGGATCTCTCTGGTGTACCTTCTCGTTGGTATCATGATGTACATCACCATTATTGGAGCCCCTCATG GTAAATTGTGCTTCAGACTGTCCCGTTACTTTCTGTGGCCATTTGGAAAAGCAATACAGAAG GCAAGTCGTGCACCATCAAATGTCAGTGTGAAAGTCCGCAATGATTTACTAGGTGAAGTGGATGAGGGGAAGGCAGTCTCCCCCCTACTGAGGTCCACCACATTGATGGAGAACATAGAGGGCTCATCTGGGCCTCCAGAGCAGCTCTGCTGG AATCatctgagtgtgtatgtgtgggtgctGATGGGATACCCTCCTCTGGTTGTGGCTCATGGCATGTTGTGTATACTCTCCTGGCTCTTGGTCATCACCATCCCTGTGGCCAAAATGAGTATCCGAACCCTGAGCAATGTCTTACTAATGCCCCCTGAGCAAGTTCTCATAAATGATGCCACTGGG GAAGGCGAAGGTCAAGCCATTCTGTGCTGCTACCATGCAGTGAATATCTACTACTACAAGTACACGGTTGATGGAATCAATGTTTTTGCTGTCA ATCTCCTCCCTTTGGTCATTGTCTCGCTGGTGATTGGCTATGTGGACCAGGGCAACCAGTTTGTTGGTGCCGAGGTTAAATTCACCACTGCAATAGGTTCACTCATCCCGTTGTCCTACTATATTGGAATGGGGATAGCCAG TATTTCAGCTCAGAGTAACTTTGCAGTCGGTGCAGTGGTCAATGCCACTTTTGGCTCTATCACCGAGCTTACCTTTTACATCACGGCCTTGCTTAGGGGTCATTACCAGGGCACCAACTGCCTAGAGGAGATTGTAAAAGCAGCATTGACCGGGACATTGCTTGGATGCATACTGTTCATCCCG GGGATATGTATGATCATTGGAGGGCTGAAACACAGGGAGCAGAGGTTTAATAGCCGCTCAGCTGGAGTCAGCTCCTCTCTACTTTTCATATCTGTTGGAG GTGTGTTTGCTCCCACACTCTTCTCTAAAGCTTATGGGAATCTGGTGTGTGAAGACTGCACTAACTCCTCTGGGACCAACAGTAGCAATGGGACTTTCACCTGCAGGAACTGCCACTATGACCTG ATTGAAAACAACTACAGCCTGTTTCATAGCCATATAGC ACCCCTGGTGTACACAGTGTCAGTTCTGCTACCGGTGGCCTACATCATCGGCCTTCTGTTCACTCTGAAGACTCATTCACACATCTATGACATTCATGTTGGTGATGGAAGTG caGAGGCTCATCCAGGTGCAGTGGTGCACTGGTCTCGCTGGAGAGCTCTGCTCATTCTGATCATCGCCACAGTGCTCATGTCCTGTTGTGCTGACCTCATCACAGAGCACATCCATTCTATACTGACCCACCCAAACATCTCCCAG TACTTTATAGGTGTGACAGTTTTGGCCATGGTTCCTGAAATACCAGAGATAGTCACTGGTATACAGTTTGCTCTTCAGAATAATATCAGCTTGAG TTTAGAAGTCGGGCGCTGCATTGCAGTTCAGGTGTGCATGATTCAGATCCCCATACTGATCCTGTTCAATGCCTTTTAC gaTGTTGGCTTTCTGCTCATCTTCAGTGACTTGCATCTGTGGGCCAGCATCTTCAGCGTCATCCTTGTCAACTACATCTTCATGGACGGAAAGTCTGATTACTTTCAAG GTACAGCTCTCGTGGTCGTGTATCTCATCCTCCTTGCTCTCTACTTCTTTGCTCCTTCACCAGCAGGTTGTTAA
- the armc10 gene encoding armadillo repeat-containing protein 10, which yields MMGEDGVLQKLGNMKALLGIVAGAGASYGLYKMLLRACREDTEGKKIKERESGNIQPGSLMAKVSGFNVVSGTLRTEVASSEILSKSPSSLEPRHLSMLLSLLQSCPNPAERKQVLITLGNAAAFTVNQDLLREFRGLHIIASFLSDPEPDVRVQTLNTLNNLSMNIRNQEQLQIYVPSVLELIEMSPVNSDLQMAALRLLTNLTITDNHQHLLKNSIMLLLSLLVVSNSGLQIQVLKVLVNLSSNPDIMDDIVQAQAPASLVLLFDCCTSTEVLLRLLVFIGNLRAWRPSAQVAEALRRRPDTLYCVLLDSCSQIHSRLPLLLSHPDGEVRAQVVRLLA from the exons ATGATGGGAGAGGACGGGGTATTACAAAAGCTGGGTAATATGAAGGCTTTGTTGGGCATCGTAGCAGGAGCAGGAGCTTCGTATGGACTCTACAAAATGTTGCTGCGCGCCTGCAGAGAAGATACagagggaaagaaaataaaggagagagaaagtgggAATATACAACCAGGAAGTCTGATGGCCAAAGTGTCTGGATTTAATGTTGTTAGTGGAACTCTGAGAACAGAAGTTGCGTCAA GTGAAATTCTCTCCAAATCCCCCAGCAGTCTGGAGCCTCGACACCTCAGCATGCTTCTATCTCTCCTACAGAGCTGCCCGAACCCAGCGGAGAGAAAACAAGTCCTTATAACTTTAGGAAACGCTGCAGCTTTTACAGTGAACCAG GATCTCCTTCGTGAATTTAGAGGTCTTCATATCATTGCCAGCTTCCTTTCTGACCCTGAACCTGACGTCAGAGTGCAGACACTGAATACCTTGAATAACCTGAGCATGAACATCCGTAACCAAGAGCAGCTGCAG ATCTATGTTCCTTCAGTGTTGGAGCTGATTGAGATGTCCCCTGTGAACTCGGATCTTCAAATGGCAGCACTGAGGTTACTGACAAATTTGACCATCACAGATAATCATCAGCATTTACTGAAGAACTCTATCATGCTGCTCTTGTCACTACTTGTAGTGAGCAACAGTGGTCTTCAG ATCCAGGTTTTAAAGGTTCTAGTCAATTTATCATCTAATCCAGACATAATGGACGACATAGTACAAGCCCAG GCTCCTGCTTCCCTGGTGCTCCTCTTTGATTGCTGCACAAGCACAGAAGTGCTTCTTCGCCTTCTGGTCTTCATAGGGAACCTGCGGGCTTGGAGACCATCTGCACAGGTGGCCGAAGCTCTGAGGAGGCGACCGGACACCCTCTACTGTGTGCTGCTAGACAGCTGCTCTCAGATACACAGCAGACTCCCTCTGCTCCTCTCCCACCCTGACGGAGAGGTCAGAGCTCAGGTGGTGCGGCTCCTCGCTTAA